The Desmonostoc muscorum LEGE 12446 genome includes a region encoding these proteins:
- a CDS encoding type I polyketide synthase, which translates to MSAHSIDTALAELESLIKNCEQAVIRSIEEKNMSSDKPASIHKINRQLQHNPIAIVGMASLLPQARTLREYWQNIVNKIDCITDVPSTHWSVEDYYDPNPRTPEDKTYCKRGGFIPEVDFNPMEFGIPPSILEVTDVSQLLSLVVAKEAMEDAGYGDQREFNREMVGVILGVAMAKQLGMPLSARLEYPIWEKALKSSGLSDEDTQKIVEKIKSAYVKWDENAFPGMLANVVAGRIANRLNFGGMNCVVDAACASSFGALKMAISELVEHRSDMMLTGGVDTDNTIMAYISFSKTPAVSPSENVKPFDAKSDGMMLGEGICMIVLKRLEDAERENDKIYAVIKGIGTSSDGRYKSIYAPRKEGQVKALERAYEDAGFSPATVGLMEAHGTGTMAGDPTEFGSLHDYFAQHDSKKQHIALGSVKSQIGHTKAAAGAASLIKTALALHHKVLPPTINITEPNPKLNIKNSAFYLNTETRPWIRAEGEAPRRAGVSSFGFGGTNYHVVLEEYQADQNHGYRLHSGANEVLVFASTPSQLLAKAEDILAKLRSPEAKPHYAKLVNECKSLEIPLSAARFGFVAQNLEETCKLLQVSIDLLKNKGSATSWEHPQGIYYRASGVELGGKVVALFSGQGSQYLEMGRELVMNFPMMQRLHGYMDSLLLKDNLQPLSEIVFPHPVFEEAEKNAQIAALQRTEYAQPAIGVLSAGMYTILQQAGFRSDFVAGHSFGEITALWAAGVLSTEDYLFLVKARGQAMAAPEDPDHDAGSMLAVKEDISKVEAVLRHFPQVAIANQNSPSQFVLAGPTAEIAKVRQALQDKGYTAVLLPVSAAFHTPLIAFAQKSFAIATKSVQFQNPKIPVYSNVTSKQYPKEPQAIQKILETHLSNSVLFKQEIENIYAAGGTCFVEFGPRRILTNLVKEILGDRPHLTVSLNPSAQKNSDRSLREAVVQLRVIGMALSNLDPYQVPQTIPAIEQKKALNVRLNGINYRSEKTKNAFAEALQNGHKVTLPTVLSENSVKPNQPIPSETVAPTLAVRETNGHKKTPLSMNGVTPHITTQPQQQMNPVTLLSQPAQESKMQPTPEKLANYQQLLESLEYLLTQFQQNQAENLQVHGSYLNHQMEYAKAFFQLMQQQNSLLSESKSTAETTKLKLVVMESLERSMMQFHSQQGETLRIHEQYLQEQLEYTKNFFQLIQQEYAQIISDDGAALLSEKLSNGVGHHFIPFTTETTVTEEAPVPLATKIVEALPSPVTEPVAKNISTVIQAPLPAPKVVEPVVETPVLPQIVQPVVETPPVPSPQSPVPSPQSPVPSPQSPVPSATIDIVDLDKNLLAITSDKTGYPVEMLEMDMDMEADLGIDSIKRVEILGALQEMYPNLPKPNLEELAEKRTIGQVVEYLQSHASKSVSVEIAIHEVQQAVETPAEVIPEVSVVVAFTPQPEPEPAATNEFSNLGETLLAITSDKTGYPVEMLELEMDMEADLGIDSIKRVEILGAMQEMYPNLPKPNIEELGELRTIGQIVDYLQQLAGGEKKKSEPEFVQQPPELEHNIQRRPAKLRTLPHPDYLDFTLPEGHISLITDDGSLTTYKLTESLIAQGWKVVVISFPQSLIPQQSPLPAGVTRVTLANLSEEHLQQQLQAIATHCGKVGAFIHLHPIFVANNTGTIPYIEQEKAIVKHVFLMAKHLKPSLNEAAHHGRSCFCTVAHLDGAFGLDYKVNFGAIAAGLFGLTKTLRWEWPKVFSRAIDLSPRLDAKQSVNHIIAELHDPNLYISEVGYGSQGRVTLIADPKN; encoded by the coding sequence ATGTCTGCTCATTCAATTGATACTGCCTTAGCAGAGTTAGAAAGCCTGATTAAAAATTGTGAACAGGCTGTGATTAGGTCTATAGAGGAAAAAAACATGAGTTCAGATAAACCAGCGTCAATTCACAAAATTAACAGACAATTACAACACAATCCTATAGCCATTGTTGGTATGGCTTCTCTATTACCTCAAGCCAGAACTTTACGGGAATACTGGCAAAATATAGTAAACAAAATTGACTGTATTACTGATGTTCCCTCCACTCACTGGAGTGTCGAAGATTATTACGATCCAAATCCCAGAACGCCTGAGGATAAAACTTACTGTAAAAGAGGTGGATTTATTCCAGAGGTGGATTTTAACCCGATGGAATTCGGCATTCCCCCCAGCATTTTAGAAGTTACAGATGTATCGCAACTATTAAGTTTAGTGGTTGCAAAAGAGGCAATGGAAGATGCTGGCTATGGCGACCAACGCGAATTTAACCGCGAAATGGTTGGGGTAATTTTAGGCGTAGCTATGGCTAAGCAGTTAGGAATGCCACTTTCTGCCAGGTTGGAATATCCGATTTGGGAAAAAGCCCTTAAAAGTAGTGGTTTATCTGACGAAGATACACAAAAAATCGTTGAGAAAATCAAAAGTGCCTATGTGAAATGGGACGAAAACGCCTTCCCCGGAATGTTAGCTAACGTAGTCGCGGGTAGAATTGCCAATCGTCTCAACTTTGGTGGGATGAATTGTGTAGTTGATGCTGCTTGTGCTAGTTCCTTCGGTGCTTTAAAAATGGCAATTAGCGAACTAGTCGAACATCGTTCTGACATGATGTTGACTGGTGGCGTTGACACCGATAACACCATCATGGCTTACATCTCCTTCAGCAAAACACCAGCCGTTTCTCCCAGTGAGAATGTCAAACCTTTCGATGCTAAATCTGATGGGATGATGCTGGGTGAAGGTATCTGCATGATTGTCCTGAAGCGTCTGGAAGATGCGGAACGGGAGAACGATAAAATCTATGCCGTTATCAAAGGCATTGGTACCTCCAGCGATGGACGCTACAAGAGTATTTATGCTCCCCGCAAAGAAGGCCAAGTCAAAGCCTTAGAACGTGCTTATGAAGATGCAGGCTTTTCTCCCGCCACCGTTGGTTTGATGGAAGCACACGGCACCGGCACAATGGCTGGAGATCCCACAGAATTCGGTTCTTTACATGACTACTTTGCTCAGCATGACTCGAAAAAGCAGCATATCGCTTTGGGTAGTGTGAAATCCCAAATCGGACATACCAAAGCGGCTGCGGGTGCGGCAAGTTTGATTAAAACGGCTTTGGCGCTACATCACAAAGTATTACCGCCGACAATTAACATTACTGAACCGAACCCCAAACTTAATATTAAAAATTCCGCCTTTTATTTGAATACCGAAACCAGACCTTGGATTCGTGCTGAAGGTGAAGCACCAAGACGTGCAGGTGTCAGTTCCTTTGGCTTTGGCGGTACCAACTATCACGTCGTCTTAGAAGAATATCAAGCTGACCAAAACCACGGCTACCGCTTACACAGTGGGGCTAATGAAGTGTTGGTGTTTGCTTCTACTCCGTCCCAATTGCTGGCTAAAGCCGAAGATATTTTAGCGAAATTGCGCTCGCCAGAAGCCAAACCACACTACGCAAAATTAGTCAATGAGTGCAAATCTTTAGAAATTCCCCTCTCTGCTGCCAGATTTGGATTTGTGGCACAGAACCTCGAAGAAACTTGCAAGTTACTGCAAGTTAGCATTGACTTGCTGAAAAATAAAGGCTCAGCTACATCTTGGGAACATCCCCAAGGAATTTATTACCGCGCTTCTGGTGTGGAATTGGGTGGTAAAGTTGTCGCCTTATTTTCCGGTCAAGGTTCCCAATACTTGGAAATGGGACGGGAATTAGTAATGAATTTCCCGATGATGCAGCGTTTGCATGGCTATATGGATAGCTTGTTGCTCAAAGATAACTTGCAGCCGCTATCGGAAATCGTTTTTCCCCATCCTGTGTTTGAAGAGGCAGAAAAAAATGCCCAAATTGCCGCCTTACAACGCACAGAATACGCTCAACCAGCCATCGGGGTGTTGAGTGCAGGGATGTACACCATATTGCAACAAGCTGGATTCCGGTCAGATTTTGTTGCTGGTCACAGCTTTGGAGAAATCACAGCGTTGTGGGCTGCGGGGGTTTTGAGTACTGAAGATTACCTGTTCTTGGTGAAAGCTAGGGGTCAAGCAATGGCGGCACCCGAAGACCCAGACCACGATGCAGGTAGTATGCTGGCTGTCAAAGAAGATATCAGCAAAGTCGAAGCAGTACTGAGACATTTTCCCCAAGTTGCGATCGCCAATCAGAATTCTCCCAGTCAATTTGTCTTAGCTGGCCCCACCGCAGAAATCGCCAAAGTCCGTCAGGCTTTACAGGACAAAGGATATACGGCTGTATTGTTACCCGTATCAGCAGCATTCCACACACCGCTGATTGCCTTTGCTCAAAAATCCTTTGCGATCGCTACTAAGTCCGTCCAATTCCAAAATCCCAAAATCCCAGTTTACAGCAACGTTACCAGCAAGCAGTATCCCAAGGAACCCCAGGCGATTCAAAAAATCCTCGAAACGCACCTTTCCAACTCAGTGCTGTTTAAGCAGGAAATTGAAAACATCTATGCAGCCGGTGGTACTTGCTTTGTGGAATTTGGGCCTCGGAGAATTCTCACCAACTTGGTAAAAGAAATTCTTGGCGATCGCCCCCACCTTACCGTATCTTTGAACCCCAGCGCCCAAAAGAATAGCGATCGCTCCTTGCGGGAAGCAGTTGTGCAGTTGCGGGTAATCGGTATGGCTTTGAGTAACCTCGACCCCTACCAAGTTCCCCAAACCATACCTGCAATTGAGCAGAAAAAGGCTTTAAATGTACGTTTGAACGGCATCAACTACAGATCCGAAAAAACGAAAAACGCCTTCGCTGAAGCTTTACAAAACGGGCACAAAGTTACATTACCTACTGTTTTATCTGAGAATTCAGTGAAACCAAACCAGCCCATCCCCTCTGAAACTGTGGCTCCAACTCTCGCAGTCAGAGAGACAAACGGGCATAAAAAAACACCCCTATCAATGAACGGTGTGACACCTCATATCACCACCCAACCACAGCAACAAATGAATCCTGTGACCCTTTTAAGTCAACCAGCCCAGGAATCTAAGATGCAACCAACACCAGAAAAACTTGCAAATTACCAACAACTTTTAGAAAGTTTAGAATACCTCCTGACACAGTTTCAGCAAAATCAAGCCGAGAATTTACAAGTTCACGGAAGTTATCTCAACCATCAAATGGAATACGCCAAAGCGTTTTTCCAACTGATGCAACAACAAAATTCCCTGTTGAGTGAAAGCAAATCTACAGCTGAAACCACCAAGTTAAAGCTAGTTGTCATGGAAAGCTTGGAACGCAGCATGATGCAGTTTCACTCCCAACAAGGTGAAACCCTACGCATCCATGAGCAATATCTCCAAGAGCAACTGGAATATACCAAAAACTTTTTCCAACTCATACAGCAAGAGTATGCTCAAATCATCTCAGATGACGGAGCGGCTCTACTGAGTGAGAAACTCAGCAACGGCGTAGGACATCATTTCATCCCCTTCACCACAGAAACCACTGTCACCGAAGAGGCACCAGTACCCCTGGCTACCAAAATAGTAGAAGCTTTACCTTCACCTGTAACTGAGCCAGTAGCGAAAAACATCTCAACAGTCATCCAAGCACCCCTCCCCGCTCCCAAGGTAGTTGAGCCTGTAGTCGAAACCCCTGTACTTCCCCAAATAGTACAGCCTGTAGTCGAAACTCCCCCAGTCCCCAGTCCCCAGTCCCCAGTCCCCAGTCCCCAATCCCCAGTCCCCAGTCCCCAATCCCCAGTCCCCAGCGCAACCATCGACATTGTTGACCTGGATAAAAACCTCCTAGCCATCACCAGCGACAAGACCGGCTACCCAGTCGAAATGCTGGAAATGGATATGGACATGGAAGCAGACTTGGGGATTGACTCCATCAAACGGGTAGAAATCTTGGGGGCGTTACAGGAAATGTATCCCAACTTACCCAAGCCCAATTTAGAAGAACTGGCAGAAAAACGCACCATCGGTCAAGTTGTAGAATATCTGCAATCCCATGCTTCTAAAAGTGTTTCTGTAGAAATTGCAATTCACGAAGTACAACAAGCAGTAGAGACTCCAGCAGAAGTTATCCCTGAAGTGAGCGTAGTTGTTGCATTCACCCCGCAACCAGAACCAGAACCCGCAGCAACTAATGAATTTTCAAACTTGGGTGAAACTCTACTAGCCATCACCAGCGATAAAACCGGCTACCCGGTAGAAATGCTGGAACTAGAAATGGACATGGAAGCCGACTTGGGGATTGACTCCATCAAACGGGTAGAAATCTTAGGGGCGATGCAGGAAATGTACCCCAACTTACCCAAACCGAATATCGAGGAACTAGGAGAACTCCGCACCATCGGTCAAATAGTTGATTACCTACAGCAGCTAGCTGGAGGTGAAAAAAAAAAGTCTGAGCCTGAGTTTGTCCAACAGCCGCCGGAATTAGAGCATAATATCCAGCGCCGTCCCGCCAAACTCAGAACGCTACCACACCCAGATTATTTGGATTTCACGTTACCAGAGGGACACATCAGTTTAATCACCGATGATGGTTCCCTCACTACTTACAAATTAACTGAATCCTTAATCGCCCAAGGCTGGAAAGTAGTAGTCATCAGTTTTCCCCAATCGCTGATTCCCCAGCAATCGCCCTTACCCGCAGGAGTAACCCGCGTCACCTTGGCAAACTTGAGTGAAGAACATCTCCAACAACAACTACAAGCGATCGCCACTCACTGCGGTAAGGTTGGGGCTTTCATCCATCTACATCCTATTTTTGTAGCAAATAACACCGGGACAATTCCCTATATCGAACAGGAAAAGGCGATCGTCAAGCATGTATTTTTGATGGCGAAACACCTCAAACCCTCTTTAAATGAAGCCGCACATCATGGACGTAGTTGTTTCTGCACAGTAGCTCATCTTGATGGCGCCTTCGGTTTAGATTACAAAGTCAACTTCGGAGCGATCGCTGCTGGTTTATTTGGATTAACCAAAACTCTGAGATGGGAATGGCCAAAGGTATTTAGTAGAGCGATCGATTTAAGTCCCAGACTTGACGCTAAACAGTCAGTAAATCACATTATTGCCGAGCTTCACGACCCCAATCTTTATATCAGTGAAGTTGGGTATGGTTCACAAGGACGAGTCACTTTAATTGCCGATCCAAAAAACTAG
- a CDS encoding ABC exporter membrane fusion protein, producing MAVNKESRLFTKSVVRSRIILAASLTLAAGLIALYSLASFWPKAKVEISPATPTKTTPTKVAVTALGRLQPDGEVTSLNAPNANNGVRVEKLLIKEGDAVKAGQLLAYLENYGRAKTALQQAVDQLQVAKAKLAQVKSGAKTGDIDAQKAAIASLESQYKGDIATQEATIARVQAEVDNAQAENNRYQQLYKQGAIAASVADSKALQLKTTQQQLAEAQASKQRTQGTYQEQLKQSQAQLKSISEVRSVDVQVAQTEVNSATTSVQQAKADLDLSYIKSPINGKILKIHAKTGEVISTSTGFAEIGKTSQMYVIAEVYQTDVQKVRIGQKATITSTAFNGTLKGTVKEIGWQVDKQNIFSLNPGSDTDRRIVEVKISIDNPADSERVARLTNLQVDVAIQI from the coding sequence ATGGCAGTAAATAAAGAAAGCCGATTATTCACAAAATCCGTTGTTCGATCGCGGATAATTTTAGCAGCTTCTCTCACCTTAGCGGCCGGATTAATCGCTTTATATAGTTTGGCATCGTTTTGGCCGAAAGCTAAAGTTGAGATATCACCAGCAACCCCGACAAAAACCACCCCGACAAAAGTTGCTGTCACAGCCTTAGGACGTTTGCAGCCAGATGGTGAAGTTACTTCTTTGAATGCTCCCAATGCTAATAATGGTGTGCGAGTCGAAAAACTGTTAATCAAAGAAGGAGATGCAGTTAAAGCTGGGCAATTACTAGCATATCTAGAAAATTATGGTCGGGCTAAAACAGCTTTGCAACAGGCTGTAGACCAACTGCAAGTTGCTAAAGCTAAATTAGCACAGGTGAAATCTGGGGCGAAAACCGGAGACATCGATGCTCAAAAAGCAGCGATCGCCAGTTTAGAGTCACAATATAAAGGGGACATTGCTACCCAAGAAGCGACAATCGCCCGTGTCCAGGCTGAAGTAGACAATGCACAAGCCGAGAACAATCGCTATCAGCAATTATATAAACAAGGTGCGATCGCAGCTTCCGTAGCAGACAGCAAAGCTTTACAACTCAAAACCACACAACAGCAACTCGCAGAAGCCCAAGCCAGCAAACAACGCACTCAAGGCACATACCAAGAACAACTCAAGCAATCACAAGCCCAACTCAAGAGTATTAGCGAAGTGCGTAGCGTAGATGTTCAAGTCGCACAAACTGAAGTCAACAGTGCAACAACTTCCGTTCAACAAGCAAAAGCAGACTTGGATTTAAGTTACATTAAATCTCCCATCAATGGCAAAATCTTGAAAATTCATGCCAAAACCGGAGAAGTAATTAGCACCAGCACAGGATTTGCTGAGATAGGTAAGACATCACAAATGTATGTGATTGCAGAGGTGTATCAAACCGACGTTCAAAAAGTGCGTATCGGACAAAAAGCCACCATCACCAGCACTGCATTTAATGGAACATTAAAGGGAACCGTCAAAGAAATTGGTTGGCAAGTTGACAAACAAAACATCTTCAGTCTTAACCCAGGTTCAGATACAGACCGCAGAATAGTTGAGGTGAAAATCTCCATCGATAACCCCGCAGATAGCGAACGGGTGGCGCGTTTAACCAACTTACAAGTAGATGTTGCCATTCAGATTTAG
- the devC gene encoding ABC transporter permease DevC — translation MNFKIPLAWLQLAQQKVRLVIAVAGIGFIVLLMFVQLGFQDALYSSATAVHQNLKGDLFLVSSQYKSLTSNQSFSRTRLYQTLGFNGVESVSPMYLQFAKLKNPATGEKYSIYVIGFDPGRPVMNIAEIENNLDKLKIPDVMLFDRSSRTEFGPIAEQFDAGDTSQTIEIFPYNSLIGYKVRIGGLFSLGPSFGVDGNLVVSDSTFLRINPNTRPADMIDVGLITLKPGIDAQTVLKDLQASLPNDVQVFTRQGFIDFEKKYWSVRTPIGFILNLMLTMASVVGVVIVYQILYSNIATQFVAYATLKAIGYANRYLLNVVFQQALILALLGYIPGFITSILLYDFAMEATKLPIVMTTNNALLVLTSTVLMCITSGGLAINKLRSADPGDIF, via the coding sequence ATGAATTTTAAAATTCCTTTAGCATGGCTACAGCTAGCCCAGCAAAAAGTTCGTTTAGTAATAGCTGTAGCCGGGATTGGTTTTATTGTGCTGTTGATGTTTGTGCAACTTGGTTTTCAAGATGCTCTTTATTCTAGTGCAACAGCAGTGCATCAAAATCTCAAGGGAGATTTATTTTTAGTTAGTTCGCAATATAAATCTTTGACCTCAAATCAAAGCTTTTCGCGGACTCGTTTGTATCAAACTTTGGGGTTTAATGGCGTAGAGTCAGTTAGCCCCATGTATTTGCAATTTGCCAAACTAAAAAACCCGGCTACTGGTGAGAAATATTCCATATATGTTATTGGTTTCGACCCAGGCAGACCCGTGATGAACATCGCAGAAATTGAGAACAACTTAGATAAACTCAAAATTCCCGATGTCATGCTTTTTGACAGAAGTTCTCGCACAGAATTTGGCCCGATAGCAGAACAATTTGATGCCGGAGATACAAGCCAGACAATTGAAATATTTCCCTATAATTCATTAATTGGCTATAAAGTCAGGATTGGTGGCTTATTCAGTTTAGGACCTTCCTTTGGGGTAGATGGCAACTTAGTTGTGAGTGACTCAACCTTCCTGAGGATAAATCCTAATACTCGTCCGGCAGATATGATAGATGTCGGTTTGATAACCCTCAAACCTGGTATTGATGCACAAACAGTGCTAAAAGATTTGCAGGCAAGTTTGCCAAATGATGTCCAGGTTTTTACACGCCAAGGCTTTATTGATTTTGAGAAGAAATATTGGTCTGTCAGAACGCCTATTGGTTTTATACTTAACCTGATGTTGACAATGGCTTCTGTTGTTGGTGTAGTAATTGTCTATCAAATCCTTTATAGCAATATTGCTACACAGTTCGTTGCTTATGCCACATTAAAAGCCATAGGATATGCCAATAGATATCTGTTGAATGTGGTATTTCAACAAGCTTTAATTTTAGCGCTTTTAGGTTATATTCCAGGATTTATTACTTCCATATTGTTATACGATTTTGCAATGGAAGCAACTAAATTGCCAATAGTTATGACCACTAACAATGCACTACTGGTCTTAACATCAACAGTTTTAATGTGTATAACTTCCGGAGGACTCGCCATCAATAAACTCCGTTCCGCAGACCCAGGAGATATTTTCTAA
- a CDS encoding SDR family NAD(P)-dependent oxidoreductase, with product MTQTAQLSPSSVFVVSGGAKGITAECTIKLAQQQPGKFILLGRSELLETEPDFAQDCEESALKKRIMENLLAQGEKPTPMNVQKIYNKITSSREIKNTIAAIEKTGAKAEYISVDVTNKQALQEKLAKIGSITGIIHGAGNLADKLIEKKTEEDFEKVYAAKVQGLENLLNCVNPNELQHLVLFSSVTGFYGNIGQSDYAIANEILNKSAHIFKQQYPSCHVVAINWGAWDSGMVTAELKKVFQERQIEIIPIAVGAQMLVKEMDRANHATAQVVIGSPLIPLATELDSELQTYRIRRQMTLEANPFLHDHTIAGSPVLPATCAMTWIINACEQLYPGYRLFNYQDFKVLKGITFNESLAKEHILEIEEISKINHEKIELKAKIWSKNPEGKIHYHFSAQLNLQREIPIAPTYESLNIEPDNLITATGKAFYQNGGATLFHGPAFQEIKRVLNITPEKITTECLWPELSPEQQGQFPVQWVNPYTTDLSMHALWVWTQHFHQEGCLPGKVEKFQQFAAIPHNETFYVSCEVKAKTPSSAIANFIIHDRHGKIYSQMLNAHAIIWSMKLLRS from the coding sequence ATGACCCAAACAGCCCAGCTTAGTCCATCATCTGTTTTTGTCGTTAGCGGCGGTGCAAAAGGGATTACGGCTGAGTGTACTATCAAATTAGCACAGCAGCAACCCGGCAAATTTATTCTTCTCGGTCGTTCTGAACTATTAGAAACTGAGCCAGATTTTGCTCAAGATTGTGAAGAATCAGCCTTGAAAAAACGCATCATGGAAAATCTTCTTGCTCAAGGAGAGAAACCCACACCCATGAATGTGCAAAAAATATATAACAAAATTACCTCCAGCCGCGAAATTAAAAATACTATCGCCGCAATTGAAAAAACAGGAGCGAAAGCCGAATATATTAGTGTTGATGTTACAAATAAACAGGCTTTACAAGAAAAATTGGCTAAGATTGGGTCAATAACAGGCATTATACATGGTGCTGGTAACTTAGCCGATAAATTAATTGAAAAGAAAACAGAAGAGGATTTTGAAAAAGTTTACGCTGCCAAAGTTCAAGGATTAGAGAACCTGCTGAATTGTGTCAATCCTAATGAACTTCAGCATTTAGTTTTGTTTTCTTCCGTCACGGGATTCTATGGAAATATTGGTCAATCTGATTACGCGATCGCTAATGAAATTTTGAATAAATCAGCCCATATTTTCAAGCAACAATATCCCTCATGTCATGTAGTGGCAATTAATTGGGGAGCTTGGGATAGTGGGATGGTGACAGCAGAATTAAAGAAGGTTTTTCAAGAGCGACAAATCGAAATAATTCCCATTGCAGTCGGGGCACAAATGCTCGTTAAAGAAATGGATCGTGCCAATCATGCAACTGCACAAGTTGTCATTGGTAGCCCACTGATTCCACTGGCTACAGAGCTAGATTCAGAACTACAAACCTATCGTATCCGTCGCCAAATGACATTGGAGGCTAATCCATTTTTACACGATCATACTATTGCTGGTTCTCCAGTTTTGCCTGCGACTTGTGCCATGACTTGGATTATCAATGCTTGCGAACAATTATATCCAGGTTATAGATTATTCAATTACCAAGATTTCAAAGTTTTAAAGGGGATTACTTTCAATGAAAGCTTGGCGAAAGAACACATTTTAGAAATAGAAGAAATTTCCAAAATTAACCATGAAAAAATCGAATTGAAAGCAAAAATCTGGAGTAAAAACCCAGAAGGTAAAATCCATTACCATTTTAGCGCTCAACTGAATCTCCAGCGAGAAATCCCAATTGCACCCACCTATGAATCTCTCAATATCGAACCAGATAATCTCATCACCGCCACAGGAAAAGCTTTTTACCAAAATGGGGGAGCCACATTATTTCATGGCCCAGCTTTTCAAGAAATCAAAAGAGTTTTAAACATCACTCCTGAAAAAATCACCACAGAATGTCTTTGGCCAGAACTCAGTCCAGAGCAACAAGGACAATTCCCCGTCCAATGGGTGAATCCTTATACAACTGACTTGAGTATGCACGCCTTATGGGTTTGGACACAACACTTTCATCAAGAAGGTTGTTTACCTGGAAAAGTAGAAAAATTTCAACAATTTGCAGCCATACCACATAACGAAACTTTTTACGTTTCTTGTGAAGTAAAAGCTAAAACACCAAGTAGTGCGATCGCCAACTTCATCATACACGATCGCCACGGAAAAATATATTCACAAATGCTCAACGCCCACGCCATAATTTGGTCAATGAAACTACTCAGAAGCTAA
- a CDS encoding NAD-dependent epimerase/dehydratase family protein — MNLQNQTLLITGINEFVGLRAAELAIAQGMKVRGLQTSTEQNKKAQDLGVEVITGTITDPNVAQKACQGIDIVFHTEQIAQEAGSINHFRDVNVSGAVNIAKAAKQAGVKTFVHLSSVMVYGFNYSDGVTETGLLSGENNPYCQTKIEAEAALLELNNPPNFGIIIIRAGDIYGPGSIPWIVKPIVMMRQKLFAYANDGKGVINHVYIDNLIDGIFLAIEKQTYGEIFNITDGQETSWKEYFMRLAAMEGLPAPLSLPKDEMKLFLKLRAQGQKLFRKKADILPESVDFMSRPYACSIAKAQNLLNYKPTIDLEEGMQRTHEWLQKTEIENLIK, encoded by the coding sequence ATGAACCTCCAAAACCAAACTCTCCTGATTACCGGAATTAATGAATTTGTCGGCTTGCGTGCAGCCGAATTAGCCATAGCCCAGGGAATGAAAGTCCGTGGATTACAAACTTCCACAGAACAGAATAAAAAAGCTCAAGATTTAGGTGTTGAAGTCATTACTGGTACTATCACCGATCCCAATGTTGCCCAGAAAGCTTGTCAGGGAATAGACATCGTTTTCCATACAGAGCAAATTGCTCAAGAAGCTGGTTCAATTAACCATTTTCGTGATGTCAATGTTAGCGGTGCTGTTAACATCGCTAAAGCCGCTAAGCAAGCAGGCGTTAAAACTTTTGTGCATCTATCCAGTGTAATGGTCTATGGTTTCAACTATTCTGATGGTGTTACAGAAACCGGACTACTTTCTGGTGAAAATAATCCGTACTGCCAAACAAAAATAGAAGCAGAAGCAGCACTTTTAGAATTAAATAATCCGCCAAATTTTGGTATTATTATCATTCGAGCCGGTGATATTTACGGACCTGGAAGTATTCCTTGGATAGTCAAACCAATTGTGATGATGCGCCAAAAATTATTCGCCTATGCCAACGATGGTAAAGGAGTAATCAATCATGTATATATAGACAACCTGATTGATGGCATCTTTCTAGCGATAGAAAAACAGACTTACGGAGAAATATTTAATATCACCGACGGACAAGAAACTTCTTGGAAAGAGTACTTCATGCGTTTAGCAGCAATGGAAGGTTTACCAGCACCTCTTTCATTACCAAAAGATGAAATGAAATTGTTTCTCAAACTACGCGCTCAAGGACAAAAACTTTTTCGGAAAAAAGCCGATATTTTACCGGAATCTGTAGATTTTATGAGTCGTCCCTATGCGTGTTCCATTGCTAAAGCCCAAAACCTGTTAAATTATAAACCAACAATTGACCTAGAAGAAGGTATGCAGCGTACACATGAATGGCTGCAAAAAACGGAGATTGAAAATTTGATTAAGTAG